From one Agathobaculum sp. NTUH-O15-33 genomic stretch:
- the nusG gene encoding transcription termination/antitermination protein NusG, whose product MSDAAKWYVVHTYSGYENKVASSIEKAVENRKLHDLIPAVNIPTETVTEVKDGKTREVERKLFPGYVLVKMILTDETWYLVRNTRGCTGFVGQDKAGGSKPIPLTEDEIAAMGVEKREIEVSYALGDSVRLIDGPLAGFIGVVDVLEPDKNKVRVVVSMFGRETPVELELDQVETVTD is encoded by the coding sequence ATGTCAGACGCTGCAAAGTGGTATGTGGTACACACATACTCGGGCTATGAAAACAAAGTAGCCTCTTCGATCGAAAAAGCGGTTGAAAACCGCAAACTGCACGACCTGATCCCCGCGGTCAACATCCCGACGGAGACCGTGACCGAGGTGAAGGACGGCAAGACCCGCGAGGTGGAGCGCAAGCTCTTCCCCGGCTATGTGCTTGTCAAAATGATCTTGACGGACGAAACCTGGTACCTCGTGCGCAACACGCGCGGCTGCACCGGCTTTGTCGGGCAGGATAAGGCGGGCGGCAGCAAGCCTATTCCGCTGACAGAGGACGAGATCGCCGCGATGGGCGTTGAAAAGCGCGAGATCGAAGTAAGCTACGCGCTTGGAGACAGCGTGCGCCTCATCGATGGGCCGCTGGCCGGCTTTATCGGCGTGGTGGACGTGCTCGAACCGGACAAGAACAAGGTTCGCGTGGTCGTATCCATGTTCGGACGCGAGACCCCGGTCGAGCTGGAGCTCGATCAGGTCGAAACTGTTACCGATTGA
- the rplK gene encoding 50S ribosomal protein L11, translated as MAQKVVGYIKLQIPAGKASPAPPVGPALGQHGVNIMAFTKEFNERTKNDAGLLIPVVITVYADRSFSFITKTPPAAVLIKKACGIESGSAVPNKTKVAVLKKADLQKIAETKMPDLNAASLEAAMSMVAGTARAMGVTVEE; from the coding sequence ATGGCTCAAAAAGTAGTAGGTTATATCAAGCTCCAGATTCCCGCAGGCAAGGCTTCTCCGGCGCCTCCGGTAGGTCCGGCCCTCGGCCAGCATGGTGTAAACATCATGGCCTTTACCAAGGAATTCAACGAGCGCACCAAGAACGACGCAGGCCTGCTGATCCCGGTCGTTATCACGGTCTATGCTGACCGTTCGTTCAGCTTCATCACCAAGACGCCTCCCGCGGCAGTCCTCATCAAGAAGGCCTGCGGTATCGAGAGCGGCTCCGCCGTTCCGAACAAGACCAAGGTTGCCGTTCTGAAGAAGGCCGACCTGCAGAAGATCGCCGAAACCAAGATGCCCGATCTGAACGCCGCTTCTCTGGAAGCCGCGATGAGCATGGTTGCCGGCACTGCCCGCGCCATGGGCGTAACGGTGGAAGAGTAA
- the secE gene encoding preprotein translocase subunit SecE, whose translation MAEETKAKKPGLFARIGKWFRELKSECRKIVWPTRQQTVNNTMVVIAAVVIVGIFIWILDLIFGGVVQFALLHFASAA comes from the coding sequence ATGGCTGAAGAAACCAAAGCGAAGAAGCCCGGTCTCTTTGCACGCATAGGCAAATGGTTCCGCGAACTGAAAAGCGAATGCCGTAAGATCGTCTGGCCGACGCGGCAGCAAACCGTCAACAACACAATGGTCGTTATCGCAGCGGTTGTGATCGTGGGTATTTTCATCTGGATCCTCGACCTGATTTTCGGCGGTGTGGTCCAGTTTGCGCTGCTGCATTTTGCTTCCGCCGCCTAA
- a CDS encoding bifunctional histidine phosphatase family protein/GNAT family N-acetyltransferase: protein MKTTVYLVRHAEAEGNVYRRCHGQYDSLLTPRAYQQLPYLAERFKEVPLDAIYASDLFRARTTAKAIAAAKGMQVEIRPILREIDMGDWEDLTWAELPVFWPEQYHEWQTRPWDAAPPHGESVINAGARMLGGVRELVREHEGQAFAVVTHGSAIRGALTIANGLAPEQMVEIGWGDNTCVAKLEFDGPDSVSVVYQNDASHLPAELSTFASIGWTNNKGQPTTLQLWFRRADPLDKADAEKIVHFMREIHKNAYGTDLGVHPDEILSHIEELQRISPRSVTFGVLPDGEIAALVYMNTSYEDEPNVGLVGGFCIEDQYRGCGLSQQILGQAISVYRALGKEYLVAHVAVHNERAKGFYHKYDFEQRGEYRNENGNHYRMFKRIAVD, encoded by the coding sequence ATGAAGACCACCGTTTACCTTGTGCGCCATGCCGAGGCCGAAGGCAACGTATACCGCCGCTGCCACGGCCAATATGACAGCCTGCTCACCCCGCGCGCCTATCAGCAGCTCCCCTACCTTGCCGAGCGCTTCAAAGAAGTACCGCTGGACGCGATCTACGCGTCCGACCTGTTCCGCGCCCGCACGACCGCAAAGGCGATCGCCGCCGCCAAGGGCATGCAGGTGGAGATACGGCCCATTCTGCGCGAGATCGATATGGGCGATTGGGAGGACCTGACTTGGGCCGAGCTGCCTGTATTCTGGCCCGAACAATACCATGAGTGGCAGACCCGCCCGTGGGACGCCGCGCCGCCGCACGGCGAAAGTGTCATAAACGCGGGCGCGCGCATGCTCGGCGGCGTGCGCGAACTGGTACGCGAGCACGAAGGGCAAGCCTTCGCCGTGGTCACGCACGGCTCGGCTATTCGCGGCGCGCTTACCATCGCAAACGGTCTGGCGCCCGAACAAATGGTCGAGATCGGCTGGGGCGACAATACCTGTGTGGCCAAGCTGGAATTTGACGGGCCGGATTCGGTCTCTGTCGTTTACCAGAACGACGCCTCCCATTTACCGGCGGAGCTTTCCACCTTCGCCTCCATCGGCTGGACAAACAACAAGGGCCAACCGACCACCCTTCAGCTCTGGTTCCGCCGCGCCGATCCGCTGGACAAAGCGGACGCGGAAAAGATTGTGCACTTCATGCGCGAGATCCACAAAAACGCCTACGGCACCGATCTGGGCGTGCATCCAGACGAGATCCTGTCGCATATCGAGGAATTGCAGCGCATCTCCCCGCGTTCGGTCACCTTCGGCGTGCTGCCAGACGGCGAGATCGCGGCGCTCGTTTATATGAACACCTCGTATGAGGATGAGCCGAACGTCGGCCTTGTCGGCGGCTTCTGCATCGAGGATCAGTACCGCGGCTGCGGCCTGTCCCAGCAGATCCTTGGACAGGCGATCAGCGTGTACCGCGCGCTGGGCAAGGAATACCTAGTCGCCCATGTGGCCGTGCACAACGAACGCGCCAAGGGCTTTTACCACAAATATGATTTTGAGCAGCGCGGCGAATACCGGAACGAAAACGGCAACCACTACCGCATGTTCAAACGCATCGCGGTTGATTAA
- the rplA gene encoding 50S ribosomal protein L1, protein MHKGKKYVDSAKTVDRAKLYDVNEALTTVVSTAKAKFDETIELHVKLGVDSRHADQQVRGAIVLPHGTGKNVRVLVFAKGPKADEAAAAGADYVGAEDMLERIQKENFFDYDVVIATPDMMGIVGRLGKILGPKGLMPNPKAGTVSMDVAKAVQESKAGKIEYRLDKTNIIHCPIGKASFGPEKLMDNFSALMGAIIKAKPSAAKGQYVKSCVVASTMGPGVKVNAAKLMD, encoded by the coding sequence GTGCATAAAGGTAAAAAATATGTAGACAGCGCCAAGACCGTCGACCGCGCAAAGCTGTACGACGTGAACGAGGCGCTCACCACCGTTGTTTCCACCGCCAAGGCCAAGTTCGATGAGACCATCGAACTTCACGTAAAGCTGGGCGTTGACTCCCGTCACGCCGACCAGCAGGTTCGCGGCGCTATCGTGCTGCCCCACGGCACCGGCAAGAACGTTCGCGTTCTCGTGTTCGCCAAGGGCCCCAAGGCTGACGAAGCCGCCGCCGCCGGCGCGGATTACGTTGGCGCTGAGGATATGCTCGAGCGTATCCAGAAGGAAAACTTCTTCGATTACGACGTGGTCATCGCGACGCCCGACATGATGGGTATCGTTGGCCGCCTCGGTAAGATTCTTGGTCCTAAGGGCTTGATGCCGAACCCGAAGGCCGGTACGGTTTCCATGGACGTTGCCAAGGCTGTTCAGGAATCCAAGGCTGGTAAGATCGAGTACCGTCTGGACAAGACCAACATCATCCACTGCCCGATCGGCAAGGCCTCTTTCGGCCCCGAAAAGCTGATGGACAACTTTAGCGCTCTGATGGGTGCTATCATCAAGGCCAAGCCGTCCGCGGCAAAGGGCCAGTACGTCAAGTCCTGCGTGGTCGCCTCCACGATGGGCCCCGGCGTAAAGGTGAACGCTGCCAAGCTGATGGATTGA
- a CDS encoding helix-turn-helix domain-containing protein translates to MTALETGRLIAARRKALGLTQKELAERLLVSDKAVSKWETGGSFPEVTLLPSLAETLGLSVDALLAGEPVDSGSAPAPSASQLAALVQDQINSADDRLLLAGIAALLLEVIALATRGPIHLAFLLFTPFLFFGVILWHSRRLQQIARLHTVNTAVSCRREKLLCGVCIAAVASTFLYQILFYRSGLLEQLFYSIPTGSYTHLTINAAYEYLFLSCCSIMLFVLIPLALLYRRLSSKTPALIWRIHAASFLLTMAGGVLIAYDRASVSVQGKAFAAQHEAAFQAVHGQLIQRFPGLHPWLLPLYTGLAALTVLALAVYAIRRKRFRFLVPAAVCALQNILWLWAAQTYLTAQWAKGVTTFIEPKLDFFLSFSNLSFAFLMSLFITLLAILLPPIWAERKKTSLETHQGRFFLFKRTRRFFRSESSLHR, encoded by the coding sequence ATGACCGCACTAGAAACCGGACGACTGATTGCCGCGCGCCGCAAGGCGCTTGGTCTTACGCAAAAGGAGCTTGCGGAGCGGCTGCTCGTATCCGACAAGGCCGTGAGCAAATGGGAGACCGGCGGCAGCTTTCCAGAAGTGACGCTGCTCCCCTCGCTTGCCGAAACGCTGGGACTGTCGGTCGACGCGCTGCTCGCCGGGGAGCCGGTGGATTCCGGCAGCGCGCCCGCGCCGTCCGCCAGCCAACTCGCGGCATTGGTACAAGATCAGATCAATAGCGCGGACGACCGTTTGCTGCTGGCGGGCATTGCCGCCCTTCTGCTGGAAGTGATCGCGCTTGCCACCAGAGGCCCGATACATTTGGCGTTTTTGCTGTTTACGCCGTTTCTTTTTTTCGGCGTTATTCTTTGGCATAGCCGCCGGTTGCAGCAAATCGCCCGCTTGCATACGGTCAATACGGCTGTTTCATGCCGCCGCGAAAAGCTGCTGTGCGGGGTATGTATCGCGGCTGTCGCTTCGACCTTCTTGTATCAAATCCTGTTTTACCGTTCAGGTCTGCTTGAACAGCTGTTTTATTCCATACCGACCGGCAGCTACACCCATTTAACGATCAACGCCGCGTATGAGTACTTGTTTCTTTCTTGCTGCTCCATCATGCTTTTTGTCCTTATCCCGCTGGCGCTGCTCTACCGCCGCCTTTCTTCCAAAACACCCGCGCTTATCTGGCGCATACACGCAGCGAGCTTTCTTTTGACCATGGCGGGCGGCGTGTTGATTGCCTATGACCGCGCCAGCGTATCCGTACAGGGCAAGGCCTTTGCCGCCCAGCATGAAGCCGCTTTTCAGGCGGTACACGGACAGTTGATCCAGCGCTTTCCCGGCTTGCATCCATGGCTGCTTCCTCTGTATACAGGGCTTGCGGCGCTAACCGTGCTCGCACTGGCCGTTTATGCGATACGCCGCAAACGTTTTCGTTTTTTGGTCCCCGCCGCCGTGTGCGCTTTGCAAAACATTCTTTGGTTGTGGGCCGCGCAAACCTACCTGACCGCACAATGGGCCAAAGGCGTGACCACCTTTATTGAGCCAAAACTAGATTTTTTCTTGTCTTTTTCCAATTTAAGCTTTGCTTTTTTAATGTCGCTTTTCATCACGCTTCTAGCCATATTGCTGCCGCCCATTTGGGCGGAGCGAAAAAAAACCTCCCTTGAGACGCATCAAGGGAGGTTCTTTTTATTCAAGCGGACACGCCGTTTTTTTCGATCAGAATCATCACTTCATCGATGA
- a CDS encoding LytR/AlgR family response regulator transcription factor, protein MVLHIALVEDEPITMEQTQKTIKRTAEELQMLTVFRTFADGSEIEEDDILWADLFFLDIETKEENGIDTARRIRKVTERTPIVFTTNHESYSVEGYTVQAYRFLLKPIGKEDCMPCLEHAAGLAETKSQEIVILAQKGKKILIHYRDVIFIEAAEHYCHIYTKNGMIKYRKKFAEFVDEVPQDQFIQCHRSYLVNRNSICSCGVQGLCMNNGKKVPVSRSFADNVKAALFDI, encoded by the coding sequence ATGGTTTTACATATTGCGCTGGTCGAGGACGAGCCGATTACCATGGAACAAACGCAGAAAACAATCAAAAGGACAGCGGAAGAATTGCAAATGCTTACAGTCTTTCGCACCTTTGCCGATGGGTCGGAAATAGAGGAGGACGATATCCTTTGGGCCGATCTATTCTTTCTGGATATTGAAACAAAAGAGGAAAACGGAATCGACACGGCGCGGCGCATTCGTAAGGTGACCGAGCGCACGCCGATCGTCTTTACCACAAACCATGAATCCTATTCTGTTGAGGGCTACACCGTTCAAGCGTACCGGTTTTTACTCAAGCCGATTGGGAAAGAGGATTGCATGCCTTGCTTGGAACACGCCGCCGGCTTGGCGGAGACCAAATCACAGGAAATCGTTATTCTTGCCCAGAAGGGAAAGAAAATATTAATTCACTACCGCGATGTGATATTTATTGAAGCGGCCGAGCATTACTGCCACATTTATACGAAGAACGGCATGATCAAATACCGCAAGAAATTTGCGGAGTTTGTAGACGAGGTGCCGCAAGATCAGTTTATACAGTGTCATCGTTCTTATCTGGTAAATCGCAACAGTATTTGTTCGTGCGGCGTTCAGGGACTTTGCATGAATAATGGTAAAAAGGTACCAGTAAGTCGTAGCTTTGCGGATAATGTAAAAGCGGCGCTGTTCGACATATGA
- the rplL gene encoding 50S ribosomal protein L7/L12 produces MSVAEIMEAVKELKVMELSELVKALEEEFGVSATPVAVAGAGAGAGDGAAAAEAKTDFDVVLVEAGSSKINVIKVVREITGLGLKEAKEKVDTAPQTIKEGAAEAEANEIKEKLEAAGAKVELK; encoded by the coding sequence ATGTCTGTTGCTGAGATTATGGAAGCTGTAAAAGAGCTCAAGGTAATGGAGCTCTCCGAGCTGGTTAAGGCTCTGGAAGAAGAATTTGGCGTTTCCGCTACGCCCGTAGCTGTTGCCGGTGCCGGCGCAGGTGCTGGTGACGGCGCTGCCGCTGCCGAAGCCAAGACCGATTTCGACGTCGTTCTGGTTGAAGCTGGTTCCTCGAAGATCAACGTTATCAAGGTTGTTCGCGAGATCACCGGTCTGGGCCTGAAGGAAGCGAAGGAGAAGGTTGACACCGCTCCGCAGACGATCAAGGAAGGCGCTGCTGAGGCAGAGGCCAACGAGATCAAGGAGAAGCTCGAGGCTGCCGGCGCGAAGGTCGAACTCAAGTAA
- a CDS encoding sensor histidine kinase, protein MKVLEYVLSIVSSVGDNVLSLLLYFMVLRPARQNVSRKLILILIIVNVLPTMILSFTPVPFLIKSLVAFIIDIVSCYILSGHQFGISFCLPAIYFGLLYICESTATFVLTLFYPNVIVESVLGTTFFQIYGTLESRGLLYLILGSVIYLIYRKQGLVETQYLRGPQWVGFGAGVALLGGFVTVFSYSQNKNPQLMHNIAPILPIICAVQLIIMLALFINMSRGSEREYKLQSELLRADQREEQSKTIRSLYEKSRAIRHDFKNHMQVLGTLAEEGRLEEIKKYLKEMADSEPLSTRQWIEVRDPTVAALVNAKFSRALESGIRISAEIWYPNPMHVPTADLCTVLFNVLDNAIEACEKNKDPENRRIRLVLKQKGYFFGVLCDNPSEIAPIPAKKYRFRSTKKGPFHGVGLRQLSQMAHKHNGAFDAKYEKGIFSVRVVMANSPCSESFISTVELPYKKPEKVETTCQTE, encoded by the coding sequence ATGAAAGTATTAGAATATGTTTTGTCCATAGTATCCTCCGTAGGAGATAACGTATTGTCGCTTCTGCTGTATTTCATGGTACTTCGACCTGCTCGGCAAAACGTTTCAAGAAAGCTTATACTTATTTTAATTATTGTAAATGTGTTGCCAACGATGATATTAAGCTTTACTCCAGTTCCATTTTTAATCAAATCACTTGTGGCCTTTATCATAGATATTGTAAGCTGCTATATATTGTCGGGGCATCAATTTGGCATATCTTTTTGCTTGCCAGCTATTTATTTTGGCTTACTGTACATATGTGAAAGCACAGCAACGTTCGTCTTGACATTGTTTTATCCAAATGTTATTGTCGAAAGCGTTTTAGGTACGACGTTTTTTCAAATCTATGGCACGTTAGAATCTCGGGGACTATTATACTTAATATTGGGTAGCGTCATTTATTTAATTTATCGCAAACAAGGCCTTGTAGAAACACAATACTTACGCGGTCCTCAATGGGTAGGTTTTGGTGCCGGTGTGGCACTTTTGGGTGGATTTGTCACTGTATTTTCTTATTCACAGAATAAAAACCCACAATTAATGCACAATATTGCTCCCATATTACCGATTATATGTGCGGTGCAGTTAATAATTATGCTTGCCTTGTTTATCAATATGTCACGTGGTAGTGAGCGTGAATATAAACTGCAAAGTGAATTACTACGAGCAGACCAGCGTGAGGAACAGAGCAAAACCATACGCTCGCTTTATGAAAAATCACGTGCGATACGGCACGACTTTAAAAATCATATGCAAGTGTTGGGCACGCTGGCCGAAGAGGGCAGACTGGAGGAAATTAAAAAGTATTTGAAAGAAATGGCTGATTCCGAACCGTTATCCACAAGGCAGTGGATAGAAGTGCGCGACCCCACGGTTGCCGCATTGGTGAACGCAAAGTTTTCCCGTGCGCTGGAAAGCGGTATCCGCATCAGCGCCGAGATATGGTATCCCAATCCGATGCATGTGCCCACGGCCGATTTATGCACCGTCTTGTTTAACGTACTGGATAACGCGATTGAGGCTTGCGAAAAGAATAAAGACCCGGAAAACCGGCGCATCCGTCTGGTGCTCAAGCAAAAGGGATACTTTTTCGGTGTCCTCTGCGACAATCCCAGCGAGATCGCGCCAATACCGGCGAAGAAATATCGTTTTCGCAGTACGAAGAAAGGCCCGTTTCATGGCGTCGGCCTGCGGCAGTTGTCGCAAATGGCGCATAAGCATAACGGCGCGTTTGACGCCAAGTATGAGAAGGGCATCTTTTCTGTGCGCGTGGTAATGGCAAACAGCCCGTGCAGCGAAAGCTTTATCAGCACCGTGGAACTGCCCTATAAGAAGCCGGAAAAAGTGGAAACAACGTGTCAAACCGAATAA
- the rpmG gene encoding 50S ribosomal protein L33, with product MRVKVTLACTECKQRNYDTMKNKKNDPDRLEMNKYCRFCKKHTQHRETK from the coding sequence ATGCGCGTAAAGGTTACGCTCGCCTGCACAGAGTGCAAGCAAAGAAACTATGACACGATGAAGAACAAGAAAAACGATCCGGACCGTCTTGAGATGAACAAGTATTGCCGTTTCTGCAAAAAGCATACGCAGCATCGCGAGACCAAGTAA
- the rplJ gene encoding 50S ribosomal protein L10 produces the protein MPNAKVLEEKKAMVANLVEKIKNSPAGVLVDYKGINVEDDTKLRRELRAAGVDYAVIKNTLIRFAAKELGFDALDEHLNGTSALAISTTDDVIAPAKILGDFAKKHENFTIKAGFLDGAVVDAAEVQKLASMPSKEVLIAQVLYSFNYPIMQLAIACDAIVKKADGNMDMKVSDLLAPAAAPVAAGSFR, from the coding sequence ATGCCGAATGCAAAGGTTCTGGAAGAAAAGAAAGCAATGGTTGCGAACCTGGTCGAAAAGATCAAGAATTCCCCCGCTGGCGTTCTGGTCGACTACAAGGGCATCAATGTTGAGGACGACACCAAGCTCCGCCGTGAGCTGCGCGCCGCTGGCGTTGATTATGCTGTAATCAAGAACACCCTGATTCGCTTCGCCGCCAAGGAGCTCGGTTTCGATGCGCTCGATGAGCACCTGAACGGTACGTCCGCTTTGGCTATCTCGACGACGGACGACGTGATCGCCCCCGCCAAGATTCTGGGCGACTTCGCCAAGAAGCACGAAAACTTCACGATCAAGGCCGGTTTCCTCGATGGCGCCGTTGTTGACGCAGCCGAGGTACAGAAGCTCGCAAGCATGCCGAGCAAGGAAGTCCTGATCGCGCAGGTGCTGTACTCCTTCAACTATCCCATCATGCAGCTTGCTATCGCGTGCGACGCGATCGTCAAGAAGGCCGATGGCAACATGGATATGAAGGTTTCCGACCTGCTTGCCCCCGCAGCCGCTCCCGTAGCTGCTGGAAGCTTCCGCTGA
- the ruvX gene encoding Holliday junction resolvase RuvX → MRILGIDYGDARTGLSVSDATGLIAGSPRVISEWNRDKLIDKLVQFIREEKIEEIVLGHPKNMDGTVGERAQKCEQLAEELREKTGVPVVLWDERRTTVEAHAILHESGKKSKQHKKTVDAVAASLILQGYLDFKRRQV, encoded by the coding sequence ATGCGCATTTTAGGTATCGACTACGGGGACGCGCGCACCGGCCTTTCCGTGTCGGACGCGACCGGCTTGATCGCCGGTTCTCCCCGCGTAATCAGCGAATGGAACAGGGACAAGCTGATCGACAAGCTTGTCCAGTTCATCAGGGAAGAAAAAATAGAGGAGATCGTCCTCGGACATCCGAAAAATATGGACGGCACCGTGGGCGAACGCGCGCAAAAGTGCGAACAGCTTGCCGAGGAGCTACGCGAGAAGACCGGCGTGCCCGTCGTCCTTTGGGATGAACGGCGCACCACGGTGGAAGCTCATGCTATTTTACACGAAAGCGGCAAAAAAAGCAAGCAGCACAAGAAAACCGTGGACGCGGTGGCCGCTTCTCTGATCTTACAGGGGTATCTGGATTTTAAACGGCGGCAGGTCTAA
- a CDS encoding dihydroorotate dehydrogenase, protein MVDMTVDLCGVTLKNPVTTASGTFGFGHEYGEFFDLSALGGIGVKGLTPHERLGNPAPRIAETPMGILNCVGLQNPGVDRFIEEQIPFLRQNDTKIIANVSGNTVEEYAGIVERISEADIDLIELNISCPNVKCGGLAFGTRTDMVTEVVSAAKKHAKRPLIVKLSPNVTDIAEIARAAVDAGADALSLINTLLGMRIDIETKKPILSNVMGGLSGPAVFPIAVRMVYQVRRAVSVPIIGMGGIRTGRDAVEMLMAGADAIAVGTALFADPLAPVHVLEEMQEWMEAHGVRSVRELTSTVEVNA, encoded by the coding sequence ATGGTGGATATGACGGTAGACCTGTGCGGCGTTACCCTGAAAAACCCGGTGACCACCGCCTCCGGCACTTTTGGCTTCGGCCATGAGTACGGCGAATTCTTTGACCTGTCCGCGCTTGGCGGCATCGGCGTAAAGGGCCTGACCCCGCACGAGCGGCTTGGCAACCCCGCGCCCCGCATCGCGGAAACGCCCATGGGCATTTTAAACTGCGTCGGCCTGCAAAACCCCGGCGTAGACCGCTTTATCGAAGAGCAAATCCCCTTTTTGCGCCAGAATGATACCAAGATCATCGCCAACGTATCAGGCAATACGGTGGAGGAGTACGCTGGGATCGTGGAACGCATTTCCGAAGCGGATATTGATCTGATCGAGCTGAACATCTCCTGCCCGAACGTGAAATGCGGCGGTCTGGCCTTTGGCACGCGCACCGATATGGTGACCGAGGTCGTTTCCGCGGCGAAAAAACATGCAAAGAGGCCGCTGATCGTCAAACTCAGTCCCAACGTGACCGATATTGCCGAAATCGCGCGCGCCGCCGTGGACGCGGGCGCGGACGCGCTTTCGCTAATCAATACCCTTCTGGGCATGCGCATCGACATCGAAACGAAAAAGCCCATCCTCTCCAACGTGATGGGCGGCCTATCCGGCCCGGCGGTGTTCCCGATCGCGGTGCGTATGGTCTATCAAGTGCGCCGCGCGGTCTCCGTACCGATCATCGGCATGGGCGGCATCCGCACCGGGCGTGACGCGGTGGAAATGCTCATGGCGGGCGCGGACGCAATCGCCGTGGGCACCGCCCTGTTCGCCGATCCCCTCGCCCCCGTGCATGTGCTGGAAGAGATGCAGGAATGGATGGAAGCCCACGGCGTGCGCTCTGTACGCGAATTGACCAGCACGGTAGAGGTGAACGCATGA
- a CDS encoding cyclic lactone autoinducer peptide, protein MKNKKLWLKQLLMSAATAISMFAIFVSKMPCDGQFYQPEVPEQLRK, encoded by the coding sequence ATGAAAAATAAAAAATTATGGCTAAAGCAGCTTCTGATGTCCGCCGCCACCGCGATTAGCATGTTCGCTATTTTCGTGAGTAAAATGCCTTGCGATGGTCAGTTTTACCAACCCGAGGTTCCGGAGCAGCTCCGCAAGTGA
- a CDS encoding dihydroorotate dehydrogenase electron transfer subunit, with the protein MTNPEIGTVAQCSRLADGLYQLVIHAPEIASRAKCGQFVHILCGEGNFLRRPISICDVDAPRLRIVFQVKGEGTKWLSERKAEDKLDLLGPRGRGFDLAKLGAKPVFIGGGIGVPPMLYATKCAQNAGAKPSAILGFRSQSAVILEEDFACPATVCTDDGSYGVHGFVSDVLKQQAAGFTGIAACGPKPMLKAIAAIAQQAGLPCQVSMEERMGCGIGACLVCACALNAENGETRYGHVCKDGPVFDAEEVQW; encoded by the coding sequence ATGACCAATCCGGAAATCGGTACCGTCGCCCAGTGTTCGCGTCTGGCCGATGGCTTGTATCAGCTTGTCATTCACGCGCCTGAGATCGCCTCGCGCGCGAAATGCGGGCAATTCGTTCATATTTTATGCGGCGAGGGCAACTTCCTCCGCCGCCCGATCTCTATTTGCGATGTCGACGCACCGCGCCTGCGCATTGTGTTTCAGGTCAAGGGCGAAGGCACCAAATGGCTGTCCGAGCGCAAGGCGGAGGACAAACTCGACCTGCTTGGCCCGCGCGGCCGTGGGTTCGACCTTGCCAAGCTGGGCGCAAAGCCGGTATTCATCGGCGGCGGCATCGGCGTACCGCCCATGCTGTACGCGACGAAGTGCGCCCAGAACGCGGGCGCGAAACCGAGCGCTATCTTAGGCTTCCGCTCGCAAAGCGCCGTTATTCTTGAAGAGGACTTTGCCTGCCCCGCCACCGTCTGCACGGACGATGGCTCCTACGGCGTACACGGCTTTGTATCCGACGTTTTAAAGCAACAGGCTGCGGGTTTTACGGGCATTGCCGCCTGCGGCCCCAAGCCGATGCTGAAAGCGATCGCCGCGATCGCGCAGCAAGCGGGTCTGCCCTGTCAGGTATCCATGGAAGAGCGCATGGGCTGCGGTATCGGCGCATGTCTGGTATGCGCCTGCGCGCTGAACGCGGAAAACGGCGAGACCCGGTACGGCCACGTTTGCAAGGACGGCCCGGTATTTGACGCAGAGGAGGTGCAGTGGTAA